From Thermoproteales archaeon, one genomic window encodes:
- a CDS encoding metal-dependent transcriptional regulator, producing the protein MEAMYILLKEKGVIRVKDLAKTLKVKPASVVNFMDNLKEKGLVRYEKHEVLTLTRKGKGKARRIYSKHVKLKAFLQEILRIPEDIAEEDACYIEHGIHEKTLKRIIKFTEFIKGYSQKDEKFARALKNFFKTSG; encoded by the coding sequence TTGGAGGCAATGTATATTCTATTGAAAGAAAAAGGAGTTATTAGAGTCAAAGACTTGGCTAAAACGCTAAAAGTTAAGCCTGCAAGTGTGGTTAATTTCATGGATAATCTGAAAGAAAAAGGCTTGGTAAGATATGAAAAACATGAAGTTTTAACCTTAACTAGAAAGGGAAAAGGCAAAGCTAGAAGGATATACTCTAAACATGTCAAGCTTAAAGCTTTTCTTCAAGAAATTCTAAGAATTCCCGAGGATATAGCTGAAGAAGATGCATGTTATATTGAGCATGGAATCCATGAGAAAACACTAAAGAGAATAATTAAATTTACAGAATTTATAAAAGGATATTCACAAAAAGATGAAAAATTTGCACGTGCACTCAAAAACTTCTTTAAAACTAGCGGATGA